GCCGAAGAGGGAGAGTATCATGGGCGGAGAGCTTTAATGAGTTATGAGGTAGGCCAAAAAGCTCTTGATTTTCTGATTGCCAACTCAGGAAACAGAAGAAATCTGGAGGTGGATTTCTTTGGCGGAGAGCCTTTAATGAACTGGGACGTGGTAAAGCGTCTGGTAGAGTACGGGCGGTCAAAAGAGGAAGAATACAACAAAAAATTCCGCTTTACATTAACGACAAACGGAGTTCTTTTAGACGATCAGATTATGGATTTCTGCAATAAGGAAATGAGCAATGTAGTGCTTAGTCTGGACGGGCGCAAAGAGGTAAATGATTTTATGCGTCCTTTCCGCAACGGAAAAGGAAGTTATGATCTGATAGTTCCTAAATTCCAGAAGTTTGCAGAAAGCCGCCAGGGGAAAGACTATTATGTAAGAGGCACCTTTACAAGAGAAAATATGGACTTTTCAAAGGACGTGCTGCACTTTGCAGATCTGGGATTTCAAAGTATGTCTATAGAGCCGGTAGTATCCTTGCCGGATGAACCTTTCGCCATCAGGGAAGAGGACCTTCCTAAAATTATGGAAGAGTATGATAAACTGGCCGTAGAGTATATTAAAAGAAAAAAAGAGGGAAGAGGATTTACCTTTTTCCACTTTATGCTGGACTTAAATCAGGGGCCGTGCGTGGCAAAAAGATTGTCCGGCTGCGGATCAGGAACCGAATACCTGGCAGTTACTCCATGGGGCGACTTTTATCCCTGCCATCAGTTTGTAGGGGAAGAAAAATTCCTTCTGGGCAATGTGGACGCTGGAATTACCAATACAGAGATCAGAGACGAATTTAAATTATGCAATGTTTATGCAAAGGATAAATGTAAAGATTGCTTTGCTAGATTTTACTGCAGCGGAGGCTGCGCGGCAAATTCTTATAAATTCCATGGTTCTATTGTAGACGCTTATGACATTGGCTGCGAGATGCAGAAAAAACGTATTGAATGCGCTATTATGATACAGGCTGCTCTGGCTGATGATAATGAAGAGAAGGAGACAAGATTATGAAAAATAACAGAGGAAAGGGGCTTGCAGGTCTTCTGATTGCTTTATGTGCGGTTGCTCTGTTCGGCTTTTTCGGATATGACAGTGCAGATGACATTAAGCTGGGTCTGGATTTAGACGGCGGCGTCAGCATCACATACCAGGCAGTAGGGGAAACTCCTACAGCAGAGCAGATGTCAGATACACGGTATAAGCTTCAGAAAAGGGTGGAAGCCTACAGTACAGAGGCCGAGGTATATCTGGAGGGCGCAGACAGAATTAATATCGACATTCCCGGCGTAAATGATGCCAATGCAATTCTGGAAGCTTTAGGAAAACCTGGTTCCCTGATTTTTATGGACATGCAGGGGAATACTATTCTTACCGGAGATCAGGTAGAAAGCGCTGAGGCCGGAATTGTTGATTCTCAAACAGGAAATAAGGAATATGTAGTATCCCTCAGATTTAAACCAGATGGCCAGCAGGCATTTGCCGACGCTACCTCTCAGATGATAGGCCAGCAGATTGCTATTGTATATGACGGGGAGATTATATCTGCTCCTCAGGTAAAAGAAGCTATTACTGGCGGTGAATGTACTATTGACGGTATGGCCAGCTTTGAGGAGGCTGAAACCTTGGCTTCCACTATCAGAATTGGCTCCTTATCTGTAGAGCTGCAGGAAATGCGCTCTAATGTAGTGGGAGCAAAACTGGGTCAGCAGGCCATTGCCAGCAGTTTAAAAGCAGGGGCAATCGGTTTTGGCATTGTAATCGTATTTATGATTATTGTATATCTGATTCCCGGCTTGGCAGCCTCTATTGCTTTAGGACTTTATGTAGGTCTGATTGTGATTTTGCTGGCAGCGTTTGAAGTAACTCTGACGCTTCCTGGAATTGCAGGAATTATTCTTTCTATTGGTATGGCGGTAGATGCCAATGTTATTATATTTACCCGTATTAAAGAGGAAATCGGCGCAGGGAAAACAGTGCAGTCTGCTATTAAAACAGGCTTTGCAAAAGCCTTGTCCGCTATTGTAGACGGAAATGTTACAACTTTGATTGCAGCAGTAGTGCTTTATTGGAGAGGCTCAGGTACTGTAAAGGGATTTGCCACAACACTGGCCTTAGGTATTGTGCTGTCCATGTTTACAGCATTATTTATTACTAAGTTTATTTTAAATTGCCTGTATAACCTGGGATTTGAAGATCCTAAGTTCTACGGTATCAGAAAAGAGAAGAAGGCAGTCAACTTCTTAGGCATTAAAAATATTTGCTTCGCCCTGTCTGCCCTGGCTATTTTAGCAGGCGTTGTCCCAATGGGAATGAGAGTGGCTTCAGGAGAAAGCGCTTTAAACTACAGCATGGAGTTTAGAGGGGGAACATCTACTAATGTAACATTTAATGAAGATATGTCCCTGGAGGATATTTCTTCTAAGGTTGTTCCTGTAGTGGAAAAAATAACGGGAGAGGCGGAAACTCAAACTCAAAAGGTGGCTGGCACTAATGAGGTAATTATTAAAACAAGAACCTTATCTGTTGCGGAAAGAGAAGCCTTAAATCAGGCAATGGCTGATAACTTCGGTGTGGAGACTGAAAAGATTACGGCAGAAAGTATTTCAGGTGCAATCAGCAATGAGATGAAAAATGACGCTGTAGTAGCGGTGGTAATTGCCACTATCTGTATGCTGGTTTATATTTGGTTCCGCTTTAAAAATATTCGGTTTGCCACAAGTGCAGTGCTGGCTCTCTGTCACGACGTACTTGTAGTGGCTGCATGTTATTCTCTGTTTAAATGGTCAGTGGGTTCTACATTTATCGCTTGTATGCTGACCATTGTAGGTTATTCTATTAACGCCACAATTGTTATTTTTGATAGAATCAGAGAAAACCTGAAGCTGTTTGGAAACAGAAAAGACCTGGCTGAGGTTGTAAATCTGAGTATTACTCAAACCTTCACACGAAGCATCAACACGTCTCTTACTACATTTATTATGGTATTTGTACTGTTTATTATGGGCGTGTCCTCTATTCGTGAGTTTGCTCTTCCGCTGATGGTGGGAATTGTGTGCGGCACATATTCATCTGTATGCTTGACAGGGGCTTTGTGGTACATGATGACTGTGAAAAAGAATCCTGAAAAACAGACAAAGAACCAGGGGAAGAAGAATGGAATATAAAATAATCGCTAAAGACGGCCGGGCAAAGCGGGCTGAGATGAAAACAGTTCATGGAACCATAAAGACTCCTGTTTTTATGAATGTAGGCACTGTAGGCGCCATTAAAGGCGCTGTATCAACAGATGATTTAAGGGAAATTAAGACTCAGGTGGAGTTGTCCAACACCTATCATCTTCATGTGAGAACGGGAGATAAGCTGATTAAAGAATTTGGAGGCCTTCATAAGTTTATGAACTGGGACAGGCCCATTCTCACTGATTCAGGGGGATTCCAGGTGTTTTCCTTATCTGGACTTAGAAAGATTAAGGAAGAGGGAGTATACTTTAATTCTCACATTGACGGCCATAAAATATTTATGGGGCCGGAGGAAAGTATGCAGATTCAGTCCAATCTGGGCTCCACCATTGCTATGGCCTTTGACGAGTGCGCGCCTGCCCTTTCCTCAAGAGATTATGTGGAAAAATCTGTGGCCCGCACTACCAGGTGGCTGGAAAGATGTAAAAAGGAAATGGCCAGATTGAATCAACTGCCTGATACAGTAAATAAAGAGCAGCTTTTGTTTGGCATTAATCAGGGCGGGATTATTCCTGATATTCGTATTGCCCATGCGAAAACTATTTCAGAAATGGATCTGGACGGTTATGCAGTAGGAGGTTTGGCAGTAGGGGAAAGCCATGAGGAAATGTATCATATTCTGGATGAGACAGTTCCCCATCTGCCTGAAAATAAACCCACATATTTAATGGGCGTGGGAACGCCGGCTAATATTCTGGAGGGCGTAGCCAGAGGAATTGATTTCTTTGACTGCGTGTACCCGTCCAGAAACGGACGCCATGGCCATGTGTATACAAACCATGGAAAGCTGAATCTGTTTAATGCAAAATATGAATTAGATTCCAAACCTATTGAAGAAGGGTGTCAGTGCCCTGCCTGCCGCTCCTACAGCAGATCATATATTCGCCACTTGCTAAAGGCAAAGGAAATGCTGGGTATGAGATTATGTGTATTGCATAATTTATATTTTTATAATACAATGATGGAAGAAATTCGCGAAGCTATAGAGAACCACTGCTATGACCAGTATAAAGCCCGAAAGCTGGAGGGAATGGCGGCAGGATCCAAATAAAAGCTTTTTCGAGTGATTAGTTAGAAGGAGGAAACTATGAACAACACTACATTTATTCTGGGATACATCGTCTTTTTTGGCGCGCTGATGTATTTCATGGCTATCCGTCCACAGCAGAAGGAGAGGAAAAAAAGAGCAGAACTGCTTTCCACTGTTGCTGTAGGAGACAGCGTGCTTACAAGCAGCGGTTTCTACGGAGTGATCATTGATATGACAGATGATACAGTGATTGTGGAGTTCGGCAATAATAAAAACTGCCGTATTCCTATGCAGAAGGGCGCTATTGTAGAAGTGGAAAAGCCAGAGATTTAATATGAAGAGAGTACTGGAGTAAAAGCTGCCAAAAAAAGGCTGCACTTACTAAGGTACTCTCTTTCTATATAAAATAAGGTTTGACAGAAGGAGGAAGTATGATAAAGAATATTGTATTTGATATGGGAAATGTGCTTGTAAATTACGACGACAGAATTGTATGCCGCCGTTTTATAAAGGATGAGAAAGAATTAGAGCTGGTGCGGACGGCAGTATTTGTTTCTCCGGAATGGATTATGCTGGACATGGGAGTGATTTCAGATGAGGAAGCATTAAAAAGCATGCAAAGCCGTCTGCCTGATGACCATGCCAGAGAAATGGCGGCTTTGTGTATGAACCATTGGCATGAGTACTGTATGGACGGCATAGAGGAAATGGTCAATGTAATTAAAGAGCTAAAAGATCAGGGATATGGCATATATTTGTGCTCCAATGCTTCCATGCGTCTGCTTCAGTGCTATAAGCAAGTGATTCCTGGAATTGAATATTTTGACGGTGTACTTTTCTCAGCAGAGGTAAAATGCATAAAGCCTCAAAAAGAAATTTATCTTCATCTTTTTGAAAGATTTAAGTTAAAACCAGAGGAATGCTTTTTTATAGATGATCTTCAGAGAAATATTGACGGGGCTAAGGCCTGTGGTATGGAAGGTTATTGTCACAAAGACGGGAATGTAGAAAGCCTGAAAAAGGTTTTAAGAGGACTGCAAAATAAATAGATATGTTTTAAGGCGCTTTTTTGCGGCTGCCTTTACAGCCGCTTTCTGGCGCTAGTGCGCGCCAAGGCGCACATTTTTTATTTTGTAATATGTATTTAAGCTTCCCAACGGCCTGAGGCGCCGCATGGAAGTACAAGGCCTGTTTCTGTAACCGGGAGACCGATTTCTTCGGAAGATACAGTGCCTCCGAATTTACTGCATATTTCCGTGCCTATCATATAGGAAAGAACAGAGGGGGCCAGGCCTGTTGTATAAGAATTAATAAGGAAGAATAAAGGCTTCTCAGAAAGTACTTGAGTGCACAGCTTTACAAGGGGATGTATGGCGTCTTCAATCTTCCAGATTTCTCCCTTAGGGCCTCTTCCGTAGGAAGGGGGATCCATAATCACAGCGTCATAATGATTTCCTCTGCGGATTTCTCGCTCCACAAACTTTACACAGTCGTCTACCAGCCAGCGGATAGGAGCATTTTCAAGACCGGAGGAGGCAGCGTTTTCCTTTGCCCATCCCACCATACCTTTAGAGGCGTCTACATGAGTGACAGAAGCTCCTGCTTTGGCGGCTGCCAAGGTAGCTCCCCCGGTGTAGGCAAAAAGATTCAGAACCTTTATGGGCCTGTCTGCATTTTTAATTTTTTCGCTGAACCAGTCCCAGTTGGCCGCCTGTTCAGGGAACAGTCCTGTATGCTTAAAGCTGAAAGGCTTTAAGTTAAATATCAGCTCCTTGTACTGAATGGTCCACTGTTTAGGCAGATCGAAAAATTCCCATTCTCCTCCTCCTTTAGCGCTTCTGTGGTAATGGCCGTTCATTTTTCTCCATCCCGGATGTGTTTTAGGAGTATCCCATATTACCTGTGGGTCAGGTCTAACTAATAAAAAGCTGCCCCAGCGTTCCAGCTTTTCGCCGTTGGAACAGTCTATAACTTCATAATCTTTCCAATTTTCTGCAAGCCACATAATTTTTTTCCTTTCTTAAATTAGAAGGTAGCGCCGTCGTAAGCAGGACGCTACGGTCAGGTGCCCCTATTATACATGAAAAAAAATAAAAGGGGAAGATTTGAAATTAAGGAATCGTAAAAAAAGCGAAAGATTTTCGTACTTGAATAATTTACCACATATTGCTACAATGGAGTATAGGCATATTATGGAGAATTAAAGGAGCGACAATATGAGGAGAAAGGGACTGGCCGTATGGACGGCAGCAGGCGCGCTGGCTTTAGGTATGACGACGATGACTGCCTGGGCTGCTGAAGGATGGGCGAGATCAGGAAATGATTGGGTGTACTATGATTCTGACGGGGACCTTCTGAGAGACGACTGGAGAAAAGGCGCTGACGATAAATGGAGATACTTGGACAGCAACGGAAAGATGGCTTTGAATCAGTGGGTGGACGACGAATATTACGTGGACGGCAACGGTTTAATGGTAGTCAACAAATGGCTGCGCATTGAATCTGACGATGACAATGCAGTGGACGGTTATATTTGGTACTATCTGGGCAGCAATGGAAAGATGGCTCAGGACAACTGGAAGAAGATTGATGAAAAGTGGTACCATTTTGACGACGACGGGGAGATGGAGATAGGCTGGGTGCTGGACGATATGTATTACTGCGGCACTAACGGAGTGATGCAGACAGGCTGGCAGAAATTATATCCGCCGGATTCTGACGAGTACGAGAAGAATAAGACAAGCCCTGGGGACGGGGATGATGATGACAAGGAATGGTATTATTTTTCTGCCAACGGCAAAAAGTATGTGCCAAGCGATGTCAGCGGCGACGCCTGTGATACAAAGAAGATTGACAATGTATATTACTGCTTTAACGGCGACGGCGAGATGCAGACAGGATGGACGGATATGACAGGCAACGATACTTCTATGGGAGAGATGAAGGATTACCGTTATTTCAGCCCAGACGGCAAGGTGAAGAAAGGCTGGCTGTCTTTAGAGCCGCCGGATAATGTAAGCGGTTTTGACGGAGGAGCGGAGTGGTTTTATTTTAACAGCGACGGAAGCCCTGAGATTGGGCCTAAGATCGGGGAGGCTACCAGCTCTGATTTAAAGAAAATTGACGGAAAGACCTTCTTATTTAACGACAGAGGCACCCCGGTGTATGGAGTCCACAAAGTATATTTAAATAAGAACACAAACTCCTACACTGCATACTACTTTGGAAAAGATAAAAACAACTGTTCCATGGAGCGGGGAAAGACTAAGGTGGAGGAAGGGGACGGCAGCACAGCCGAGTATTATTTCCTGGACAACGGAAAAGGCTATACAGGTCCTAAAAACGGCTACCTTTATTATATGGGTAAGCTTCAGGAGCCAGAGTCAGGAGCAAAGTATACTGTGATTTCTATTCCTGACGGCAACAGCTATAAAAACTACGTGGTAAATAAAAGCGGAAAGCTTCAGGAAAATAAAACAGTAAAAGACGAGGACGGAGTAAAATATACAACAGGAGGCAACGGGGTTCTTCAGAAAATTGACGACGAGGCGGCAGGAGACGGCAAATATGAGGAAGCTATAGAACCTGTATGGTATGAAGAATAAAGAAAAAAATATGGGAGGACGCTTTGGGCGTCCTCTTTATATATACGCAGAAAAAATAGGAAAAAAGGGCTTGCAATCCCTGGAAAAGTATGATAAGATAGCAACGCTGTGGCATGATAGCTGTGAAACGTGAGGTTGCTGCCTGTATAGGCAGGTTTTCCGTGGAGCGAATGTCAAGTTAGGAAACTGGCGACAAGTCACTGTACAATTTAGTAGTTCTATTCATTAGTAATGGAAAAATGTGTGAGTCCACGCGACACACACGGAAACGTGTACAGTCACCGCTTGTCGTACTGCAAAAGTGCGAAAAGGAGGCGACTTTTTTTATGGCAAGTCAAGTAATGAGAATCACATTAAAAGCATACGATCATCAGTTAGTAGATCAGTCTGCTGGAAAAATCATTGAGACTGTAAAGAAAACAGGATCACAGGTGAGCGGACCGGTGCCGCTGCCAACAAAAAAGGAAGTAGTTACAATTCTGAGAGCTGTTCACAAGTACAAAGATTCCAGAGAGCAGTTTGAGCAGAGAACTCACAAGAGACTCATTGATATCATCACACCAAGCCAGAAGACAGTAGACGCATTATCCAGACTGGAAATGCCTGCAGGCGTATATATTGATATCAAAATGAAAAACAAATAAGGAAATATCCTGAAGGGTTTAGATAGATTCTGGACTGTTCTAGGATGAGCGTTTAAAACGCTCCGCTGTAGAAAAGAAACAGGAGGTCAAATAATGAAAAAAGCGATTTTAGCTACCAAAGTTGGTATGACACAGATCTTCAATGAAGACGGCGTGTTAATTCCAGTAACTGTACTTCAGGCTGGACCTTGTGTAGTAACACAGGTTAAGACAGTTGAGAACGACGGTTACAAAGCAGTGCAGGTTGGTTTTGTTGACAAGAGAGAAAAACTGGTAAATAAGCCGGTAAAAGGTCACTTCGACAAAGCAGGCGTTGCATATAAGAGATTTGTAAGAGAATTTAAGTTAGAGAATGCTGAAGATTACTCTGTTAAAGATGAGATCAAGGCAGACATCTTCGCAGCTGGCGACAAGATTGACGCTACAGCTATCTCCAAAGGTAAAGGTTTCCAGGGTGCTATTAAGAGACACGGACAGCACAGAGGACCTATGGCTCATGGTTCTAAATTCCATCGTCATCAGGGTTCCAACGGTTCCGCAACAACACCAGGACGCGTATTCAAGGGCAAAAAGATGCCAGGTCAGATGGGTAATGTAAAAGTTACTATTCAGAATCTGGAAGTTGTTAAAGTTGACGCTGAGAACAATCTGGTTCTTGTAAAGGGTTCTGTACCAGGACCAAGAAAGACCTTAGTAACACTGAAAGAAACAGTAAAAGCCGCTAAATAGGCTTTTGTAGGAAAGGAGGAACACACAGATGGCAAACGTATCTGTTTACAATATGGAAGGCAATGAAGTTGGCACACTGGAGCTGAATGACGCTGTGTTCGGTGTTGAAGTAAACGAACATTTGATGCATTTAGCAGTAGTTGCCCAGCTGGCAAATAAACGTCAGGGAACACAGAAAGCAAAAACACGTTCTGAAGTTTCCGGCGGCGGTAGAAAACCATGGAGACAGAAAGGAACTGGTCATGCAAGACAGGGTTCAACAAGATCTCCACAGTGGACAGGCGGCGGTGTAGTATTTGCACCAACACCAAGAGATTACACAATCACATTAAACAAGAAGGAGAAGAGACTGGCTCTCAAATCCGCTCTTACAAGCAGAGTAAACGACAACAAATTTATTGTTGTTGACGAAATGAAGTTTGACGCTATTAAGACAAAGAACTTCCAGAATGTTATGAACAACTTAAAGGTTCAGAAGGCTCTGGTAGTTGTTGGCGCTGACAACGACAATGCAGTAAAATCTGCAAGAAATATTGCTGGTATTAAAACTGCATTTGTAAATACAATCAATGTATATGATATCTTAAAATACAACACAGTTGTTGCTGACAAGGCTGTTGTTGCCGCAATCGAGGAGGTGTACGCATAATGGCTGCTATTAAATACTATGATGTAATCCTCAAACCAGTTGTTACTGAAAAGAGCATGAACGCTATGGCAACCAAGAAGTATACATTCCTGGTTCACCCAGAAGCAAATAAAACTATGATTAAAGAAGCTGTGGAGAAAATGTTCCCAGGCACAAAGGTTGCAAGTGTAAACACTATGAACCTGGACGGCAAGACAAAAAGAAGAGGCATGACCTTCGGAAAAACAGCTAAAACTAAAAAAGCAATCGTTCAGCTGACAGAAGAGAGCAAGGAGATCGAGATCTTCCAGGGTCTGTAATCGCTGAAAAAAGTATTGAAACCTATACGATGAACATTATATCGTGATAAATTAATTGAGAGACGCCAGGGGCCGTTGAACGCCTCTGACAGTCGTGAAAGGAGTTTAGTCATGGGAATTAAGACATATACCCCATATACACCTTCCAGAAGACATATGACTGGTTCTGATTTCAATGAGATTACTAAATCCACACCAGAAAAGTCTTTAGTTACTTCCTTAAAGAAAAATGCAGGTCGTAACAGCCAGGGTAAAATTACAGTAAGACACCGCGGCGGCGGTTCCAGAAGAAAATACAGAATGATCGACTTTAAGAGAAATTCCAAAGATGGAATTCCGGCAACAGTAGTTGCAATCGAGTACGATCCAAACAGAACAGCTAACATCGCATTAATCTGCTACGCAGACGGCGAGAAGGCATATATCCTTGCTCCGGCAGGACTTACCGTTGGAATGAAAGTTATGAGCGGTGAAGCTGCAGAAGCAAAAGTTGGAAACTGCTTACCATTAAGCGCTATCCCGATCGGTACACAGATTCACAATATCGAGCTGTACAGAGGCAAAGGCGGCCAGCTGGTACGTTCCGCCGGAAACGCAGCGCAGTTAATGGCTAAAGAAGGCAAATACGCAACATTAAGACTTCCTTCAGGTGAAATGAGAATGGTTCCTATCGTTTGCCGCGCAACTATCGGAGTTGTTGGAAACGGAGAGCACAACCTGATTAACATTGGTAAAGCCGGAAGAAAACGTCATATGGGCATCAGACCTACAGTACGTGGTTCTGTAATGAACCCTAACGACCATCCACACGGCGGTGGTGAAGGCAAGACTGGTATCGGCCGTCCAGGTCCATGTACACCATGGGGCAAACCTGCTCTGGGCTTGAAGACAAGAAAGAAAAACAAACAGTCTAACAAGTTAATCGTAAGAAGACGCGATGGCAAAGCCATTAAATAATTGAAGGAGGCAAACCTATGGCACGTTCACTGAAAAAAGGACCATTTGCAGATGCTCATTTATTAAAGAAAGTAGATGCAATGAACGAAGCAGGACAGAAACAGGTAATCAAATCCTGGTCCCGCCGTTCTACAATCTTCCCGCAGATGGTTGGTCATACAATAGCATTACACGATGGTAGAAAACATGTTCCGGTATATATCACCGAAGATATGGTTGGTCACAAACTGGGAGAGTTCGTAGCTACCAGAACTTACAGAGGACACGGAAAAGACGAGAAGAAGTCCGGACGTAAGTAATTTACACTTTGAAAGGAGGTTTTAGCAATGGCTAAGGGACATAGAAGTCAGATTAAAAGAGAAAGAAATGCGAAGAAAGATACAAGACCAAGCGCTAAATTATCTTACGCCAGAGTATCTGTTCAGAAAGCATGTTTCGTATTAGATGCCATCAGAGGCAAAGATGTGCAGACTGCACTTGGTATTGTAACTTACAATCCCAGATATGCTTCTAGTTTAATAGAAAAGTTATTAAAATCAGCAATCGCTAACGCTGAAAACAACAACAACATGAATGTTGAGAACCTGTACGTAGAGGAATGCTACGCAAACAAGGGTCCGACGATGAAGAGGATTCACCCAAGAGCACAGGGAAGGGCTTACAGAATCGAGAAGAGAATGAGCCACATCACAATCGTGCTGAATGAAAGATAGGAGGCAAATATGGGACAGAAAGTTAATCCACACGGCTTGAGAGTCGGTGTTATTAAAGACTGGGACTCAAAATGGTATGCTGAAGCTGATTTTGCTGACTGTTTAGTTGAAGACTACAACATCAGAACATACCTGAAGAAAAAATTATACAGTGCCGGAATCGCTAAAATCGAAATCGAGCGTGCTTCCGACAGAGTGAAAATCATCATCTACACTGCTAAGCCAGGCGTTGTTATCGGTAAGGGCGGAGCTGAGATTGAGAAATTAAAAGGCGAAGTTCAGAAGATGACAAATAAAAAGATCTTCATCGACATTAAAGAAGTGAAGAGACCAGACAGAGATGCCCAGTTAGTTGCAGAGTCTATTGCACAGCAGCTGGAGAACCGTGCTTCTTTCAGACGTGCAATGAAGTCTACTATGTCCAGATCCATGAAAGCTGGCGTTAAGGGTATTAAGACAGCGGTTGCTGGTCGTCTTGGCGGCGCTGATATGGCTCGTACAGAGTTCTACAGCGAGGGAACTATTCCGTTACAGACATTAAGAGCAGATATTGACTATGGTTTCGCCGAAGCAGATACAACCTACGGCAAATTAGGCGTTAAGGTTTGGATTTATAAAGGCGAAGTACTTCCTACTAAAGGAAACAAGGAAGGGAGCGATAAATAATGTTAATGCCTAAGAGAGTAAAGCGTCGTAAACAGTTCCGTGGATCTATGACAGGAAAAGCCCTGAGAGGCAACAAGATCTCCAACGGTGAATTCGGTTTAGTCGCTACAGAACCATGTTGGATCAAATCCAACCAGATTGAAGCAGCCCGTATCGCTATGACACGTTACATTAAGCGTGGCGGTAAAGTTTGGATTAAAATTTTCCCAGATAAGCCAGTTACAGCAAAGCCAGCTGAGACTCGTATGGGTTCCGGTAAAGGTGCTTTAGAATATTGGGTAGCAGTTGTTAAACCAGGTCGTGTAATGTTCGAAATCGCTGGTGTACCAGAGGAAACAGCTCGTGAAGCATTACGTCTTGCTATGCATAAACTGCCATGCAAGTGCAAAATTGCTTCTAAAGCAGATTTAGAAGGCGGTGATAACAGTGAAAACTAATAAATATGTAGAAGGATTAAAGGCGAAATCAGCTGCAGAGTTAAATGAAGAATTAGTAGCTGCTAAGAAAGAACTTTTCAATTTAAGATTCCAGAATGCAACTAACCAATTAGATAATACCAGCAGAATTAAAGAAGTTCGCAGGAACATCGCAAGGATTCAGACTGTTATTGCAGAAAAGGCAAAATTAGCTTAATTCATATAGCAGGAGCTGGAAATTCCAGCCTGGTGCAATCGGTTCTTTTTAGGAATCATCGGGGTTCAGGGAAAAGAACTTCCATTAAATGAAAGGAGAACATCTACCGTGGAAAGAAACCTTAGAAAAACACGTACAGGTAAAGTAGTAAGCAATAAGATGGATAAGACAATCGTAGTTGCTATCGAAAACCATGTAAAACATCCTGTAATCGGTAAGATTGTAAAAAAGACTTATAAATTAAAAGCACATGACGAAAACAATGAGTGCTCTAAGGGCGATATTGTTAAAGTAATGGAAACAAGACCTTTATCCAAAGATAAGAGATGGAGACTTGTTGAGATTATCGAGAAGGCTAAATAATATATTCTAGGAAGGAGTATTAGGCATGATTCAGCAGGAAACCAGACTAAAGGTTGCCGACAATACTGGTGCAAAAGAACTTCTTTG
The window above is part of the Lachnoclostridium edouardi genome. Proteins encoded here:
- the rpsC gene encoding 30S ribosomal protein S3 — translated: MGQKVNPHGLRVGVIKDWDSKWYAEADFADCLVEDYNIRTYLKKKLYSAGIAKIEIERASDRVKIIIYTAKPGVVIGKGGAEIEKLKGEVQKMTNKKIFIDIKEVKRPDRDAQLVAESIAQQLENRASFRRAMKSTMSRSMKAGVKGIKTAVAGRLGGADMARTEFYSEGTIPLQTLRADIDYGFAEADTTYGKLGVKVWIYKGEVLPTKGNKEGSDK
- the rplP gene encoding 50S ribosomal protein L16, with the translated sequence MLMPKRVKRRKQFRGSMTGKALRGNKISNGEFGLVATEPCWIKSNQIEAARIAMTRYIKRGGKVWIKIFPDKPVTAKPAETRMGSGKGALEYWVAVVKPGRVMFEIAGVPEETAREALRLAMHKLPCKCKIASKADLEGGDNSEN
- the rpmC gene encoding 50S ribosomal protein L29, coding for MKTNKYVEGLKAKSAAELNEELVAAKKELFNLRFQNATNQLDNTSRIKEVRRNIARIQTVIAEKAKLA
- the rpsQ gene encoding 30S ribosomal protein S17 — protein: MERNLRKTRTGKVVSNKMDKTIVVAIENHVKHPVIGKIVKKTYKLKAHDENNECSKGDIVKVMETRPLSKDKRWRLVEIIEKAK